A window of the Camelus dromedarius isolate mCamDro1 chromosome 5, mCamDro1.pat, whole genome shotgun sequence genome harbors these coding sequences:
- the AREL1 gene encoding apoptosis-resistant E3 ubiquitin protein ligase 1 isoform X1, translating into MFYVIGGITVSVVAFFFTIKFLFELAARVVSFLQNEDRERRGDRTIYDYVRGNYLDPRSCKVSWDWKDPYEVGHSMAFRVHLFYKNGQPFPAHRPVGLRVHISHVELAVEIPVTQEVLQEPSSNVVKVAFTVRRAGRYEISVKLGGLNVAYSPYYKIFQPGMVVPSKTKIVCHFSTLLLTCGQPHTLQIVPRDEYDNPTNNSASLRDEHNYSLSIHELGPQEEESTGVSFEKSVTSNRQTCQVFLRLTLHSRGCFHACISYQNQPISNGEFDIIVLSENERNIVERNVSTSGVSIYFEAYLYNAANCTSTPWHLPPMHMSSAQRRPSTAVEEEEEDSPSECHTPEKVKKPKKVYCYVSPKQFSVKEFYLKIIPWRLYTFRVCPGTKFSYLGPDPVHKLLTLVVDDGIQPPVELSCKERNILAATFIRSLHKNIGGSETFQDKVNFFQRELRQVHMKRPHSKVTLKVSRHALLESSLKATRNFSISDWSKNFEVVFQDEEALDWGGPRREWFELICKALFDTTNQLFTRFSDTNQALVHPNPNRPAHLRLKMYEFAGRLVGKCLYESSLGGAYKQLVRARFTRSFLAQIIGLRMHYKYFETDDPEFYKSKVCFILNNDMSEMELVFAEEKYNKSGQLDKVVELMTGGAQTPVTNANKIFYLNLLAQYRLASQVKEEVEHFLKGLNELVPENLLAIFDENELELLMCGTGDINVSDFKAHAVVVGGSWHFREKVMRWFWTVVSSLTQEELARLLQFTTGSSQLPPGGFAALCPSFQIIAAPTHSTLPTAHTCFNQLCLPTYDSYEEVHRMLQLAISEGCEGFGML; encoded by the exons ATGTTTTACGTTATTG GTGGCATCACAGTGTCTGTGGTTGCATTCTTCTTCACAATTAAGTTCCTCTTTGAGCTTGCCGCACGTGTAGTCAGCTTCCTCCAGAATGAGGACCGTGAACGCCGAGGGGACCGGACTATTTATGACTATGTGCGGGGAAATTACCTGGATCCTCGCTCTTGCAAAGTCTCCTGGGATTGGAAGGACCCCTATGAGGTGGGCCACAGCATGGCCTTCCGAGTGCAT TTATTCTATAAGAATGGGCAACCTTTCCCTGCACATCGGCCTGTGGGACTAAGAGTTCACATCTCTCATGTTGAGCTAGCAGTGGAAATTCCAGTGACCCAGGAAGTCCTCCAGGAACCCAGTTCCAACGTCGTCAAGGTGGCCTTCACTGTGCGCAGGGCTGGGCGGTACGAAATCTCAGTGAAGCTTGGTGGATTAAATGTAGCCTACAGTCCCTACTATAAGATTTTTCAGCCTG GAATGGTGGTTCCTTCTAAGACCAAAATTGTGTGCCATTTTTCCACTCTTTTGTTGACCTGTGGGCAGCCGCACACTCTTCAAATAGTGCCCCGAGATGAGTATGACAACCCTACCAACAATTCCGCGTCCTTGAGAGATGAGCACAATTACAGTCTGTCCATTCATGAG CTCGGGCCTCAAGAAGAAGAGAGCACTGGTGTCTCATTTGAGAAGTCAGTGACATCCAACAGGCAGACCTGCCAGGTGTTCTTGCGGCTCACCCTGCATTCCAGGGGCTGCTTCCATGCCTGCATTTCATACCAAAACCAGCCAATCAGTAATGGCGAATTTGACATCATAGTCCTAAGTG AGAATGAGAGGAATATTGTTGAACGCAATGTGTCCACCTCAGGAGTCAGCATTTACTTTGAAGCTTATCTGTATAATGCTGCCAACTGTACCAGCACTCCGTGGCACCTCCCGCCCATGCACATGAGCTCTGCCCAGCGCCGGCCTTCCACGgctgtggaggaggaagaggaagattcGCCGTCTGAGTGTCACACCCCGGAGAAGGTGAAGAAACCGAAGAAGGTGTACTGCTATGTGTCACCAAAG CAATTCTCAGTGAAGGAGTTCTACCTGAAAATCATTCCCTGGCGCCTTTATACCTTCCGAGTGTGCCCAGGAACAAAA TTTTCATACCTCGGCCCTGACCCTGTCCATAAGCTCCTCACATTGGTGGTGGATGATGGCATTCAACCTCCTGTGGAGCTCAGCTGTAAGGAAAGGAACATCCTCGCAGCCACGTTCATCCGCTCACTTCATAAGAACATAG GAGGCTCCGAGACCTTTCAGGACAAGGTGAACTTTTTCCAGCGAGAACTTCGGCAGGTACATATGAAAAGACCACATTCCAAAGTCACCCTGAAGGTCAGCAGACATGCCTTGTTGGAATCG TCTTTGAAAGCCACTCGGAATTTCTCCATCTCAGATTGGAGCAAGAACTTTGAAGTGGTTTTTCAGGATGAAGAAG ctCTGGACTGGGGAGGGCCTCGCCGGGAATGGTTTGAGCTAATCTGCAAAGCATTGTTTGATACCACCAATCAGCTCTTCACCCGATTCAGTGACACCAACCAAGCATTA GTGCATCCCAACCCTAATCGCCCCGCTCATCTGCGCCTAAAGATGTATGAGTTTGCAGGGCGACTGGTGGGCAAGTGTCTGTATGAGTCCTCTCTAGGAGGAGCCTACAAGCAGTTGGTCCGAGCTCGCTTCACTCGCTCTTTTTTGGCCCAAATCATAGGACTGCGTATGCATTACAAG TACTTTGAAACAGATGACCCAGAATTCTACAAATCTAAAGTTTGTTTCATCCTCAACAATGACATGAGTGAGATGGAGCTGGTCTTTGCAGAAGAGAAATATAACAAATCAGGTCAATTGGATAAG GTTGTAGAACTTATGACAGGTGGAGCTCAAACCCCAGTCACCAATGCCAATAAAATCTTCTATTTAAATTTGCTGGCCCAATACCGGTTGGCCAGTCAAGTGAAAGAGGAGGTGGAACATTTCCTAAAAG GCCTGAATGAGTTGGTCCCTGAGAACCTTTTGGCTATTTTTGATGAGAATGAGCTTGAG TTGCTGATGTGTGGGACTGGGGACATCAATGtatctgacttcaaagcccatgCAGTGGTTGTTGGTGGCTCATGGCATTTCAGAGAAAAG GTCATGAGATGGTTTTGGACCGTGGTTTCCAGTTTAACACAGGAGGAGTTGGCTCGTCTGCTTCAGTTCACAACAGGCTCCTCTCAGCTACCACCTGGAGGCTTTGCTGCCCTCTGTCCCTCATTCCAGATTATTGCCGCTCCAACCCATAGCACACTACCAACTGCACACACGTG TTTCAACCAGCTGTGCCTCCCTACATATGACTCATATGAAGAAGTGCACAGGATGCTGCAGCTGGCCATCAGCGAGGGCTGCGAGGGCTTTGGCATGCTCTGA
- the AREL1 gene encoding apoptosis-resistant E3 ubiquitin protein ligase 1 isoform X2: MVVPSKTKIVCHFSTLLLTCGQPHTLQIVPRDEYDNPTNNSASLRDEHNYSLSIHELGPQEEESTGVSFEKSVTSNRQTCQVFLRLTLHSRGCFHACISYQNQPISNGEFDIIVLSENERNIVERNVSTSGVSIYFEAYLYNAANCTSTPWHLPPMHMSSAQRRPSTAVEEEEEDSPSECHTPEKVKKPKKVYCYVSPKQFSVKEFYLKIIPWRLYTFRVCPGTKFSYLGPDPVHKLLTLVVDDGIQPPVELSCKERNILAATFIRSLHKNIGGSETFQDKVNFFQRELRQVHMKRPHSKVTLKVSRHALLESSLKATRNFSISDWSKNFEVVFQDEEALDWGGPRREWFELICKALFDTTNQLFTRFSDTNQALVHPNPNRPAHLRLKMYEFAGRLVGKCLYESSLGGAYKQLVRARFTRSFLAQIIGLRMHYKYFETDDPEFYKSKVCFILNNDMSEMELVFAEEKYNKSGQLDKVVELMTGGAQTPVTNANKIFYLNLLAQYRLASQVKEEVEHFLKGLNELVPENLLAIFDENELELLMCGTGDINVSDFKAHAVVVGGSWHFREKVMRWFWTVVSSLTQEELARLLQFTTGSSQLPPGGFAALCPSFQIIAAPTHSTLPTAHTCFNQLCLPTYDSYEEVHRMLQLAISEGCEGFGML; encoded by the exons ATGGTGGTTCCTTCTAAGACCAAAATTGTGTGCCATTTTTCCACTCTTTTGTTGACCTGTGGGCAGCCGCACACTCTTCAAATAGTGCCCCGAGATGAGTATGACAACCCTACCAACAATTCCGCGTCCTTGAGAGATGAGCACAATTACAGTCTGTCCATTCATGAG CTCGGGCCTCAAGAAGAAGAGAGCACTGGTGTCTCATTTGAGAAGTCAGTGACATCCAACAGGCAGACCTGCCAGGTGTTCTTGCGGCTCACCCTGCATTCCAGGGGCTGCTTCCATGCCTGCATTTCATACCAAAACCAGCCAATCAGTAATGGCGAATTTGACATCATAGTCCTAAGTG AGAATGAGAGGAATATTGTTGAACGCAATGTGTCCACCTCAGGAGTCAGCATTTACTTTGAAGCTTATCTGTATAATGCTGCCAACTGTACCAGCACTCCGTGGCACCTCCCGCCCATGCACATGAGCTCTGCCCAGCGCCGGCCTTCCACGgctgtggaggaggaagaggaagattcGCCGTCTGAGTGTCACACCCCGGAGAAGGTGAAGAAACCGAAGAAGGTGTACTGCTATGTGTCACCAAAG CAATTCTCAGTGAAGGAGTTCTACCTGAAAATCATTCCCTGGCGCCTTTATACCTTCCGAGTGTGCCCAGGAACAAAA TTTTCATACCTCGGCCCTGACCCTGTCCATAAGCTCCTCACATTGGTGGTGGATGATGGCATTCAACCTCCTGTGGAGCTCAGCTGTAAGGAAAGGAACATCCTCGCAGCCACGTTCATCCGCTCACTTCATAAGAACATAG GAGGCTCCGAGACCTTTCAGGACAAGGTGAACTTTTTCCAGCGAGAACTTCGGCAGGTACATATGAAAAGACCACATTCCAAAGTCACCCTGAAGGTCAGCAGACATGCCTTGTTGGAATCG TCTTTGAAAGCCACTCGGAATTTCTCCATCTCAGATTGGAGCAAGAACTTTGAAGTGGTTTTTCAGGATGAAGAAG ctCTGGACTGGGGAGGGCCTCGCCGGGAATGGTTTGAGCTAATCTGCAAAGCATTGTTTGATACCACCAATCAGCTCTTCACCCGATTCAGTGACACCAACCAAGCATTA GTGCATCCCAACCCTAATCGCCCCGCTCATCTGCGCCTAAAGATGTATGAGTTTGCAGGGCGACTGGTGGGCAAGTGTCTGTATGAGTCCTCTCTAGGAGGAGCCTACAAGCAGTTGGTCCGAGCTCGCTTCACTCGCTCTTTTTTGGCCCAAATCATAGGACTGCGTATGCATTACAAG TACTTTGAAACAGATGACCCAGAATTCTACAAATCTAAAGTTTGTTTCATCCTCAACAATGACATGAGTGAGATGGAGCTGGTCTTTGCAGAAGAGAAATATAACAAATCAGGTCAATTGGATAAG GTTGTAGAACTTATGACAGGTGGAGCTCAAACCCCAGTCACCAATGCCAATAAAATCTTCTATTTAAATTTGCTGGCCCAATACCGGTTGGCCAGTCAAGTGAAAGAGGAGGTGGAACATTTCCTAAAAG GCCTGAATGAGTTGGTCCCTGAGAACCTTTTGGCTATTTTTGATGAGAATGAGCTTGAG TTGCTGATGTGTGGGACTGGGGACATCAATGtatctgacttcaaagcccatgCAGTGGTTGTTGGTGGCTCATGGCATTTCAGAGAAAAG GTCATGAGATGGTTTTGGACCGTGGTTTCCAGTTTAACACAGGAGGAGTTGGCTCGTCTGCTTCAGTTCACAACAGGCTCCTCTCAGCTACCACCTGGAGGCTTTGCTGCCCTCTGTCCCTCATTCCAGATTATTGCCGCTCCAACCCATAGCACACTACCAACTGCACACACGTG TTTCAACCAGCTGTGCCTCCCTACATATGACTCATATGAAGAAGTGCACAGGATGCTGCAGCTGGCCATCAGCGAGGGCTGCGAGGGCTTTGGCATGCTCTGA